Proteins from a genomic interval of Pseudoalteromonas sp. MEBiC 03607:
- a CDS encoding DUF3283 family protein produces the protein MSFNLCKLPREQKYQIQLDYEASFWAYQIKRGKNTREGVYTTINSRPMSEQAFLKQQFEHYLALMS, from the coding sequence ATGAGTTTTAATTTATGTAAGTTGCCACGAGAGCAAAAGTATCAAATACAACTGGACTATGAAGCCTCTTTTTGGGCTTACCAAATAAAGCGAGGTAAAAATACGCGGGAGGGGGTATATACAACAATTAACAGTCGCCCAATGTCAGAACAAGCATTTTTGAAACAGCAGTTTGAGCATTATCTTGCACTTATGAGCTGA